Genomic segment of Salvelinus sp. IW2-2015 linkage group LG17, ASM291031v2, whole genome shotgun sequence:
TAGACTGACCGGTTCTTGGATTGATCATCCCAGCAGTTTAGTTAATATATGTGCTGCTGACTTCAATCATTTATGATAAATGACACTGAAATATATTCCTCTCTGGTATGAATTATCTGACAAATCTATAAGGTGCTGACCAGGTTGATTGCGtgaaataattgttttctttgttttcgaATGTTGAGTTTACAGAGCAAACTTGTTTACAATGTCTTGTACAAAAGAGCGTTGAAACGGGCCACTCCACATCACTTCACACAACAAACAGaaatcaaaaacaacacacagTAATGCTAACgttcaacaacaataacaaaagtAGATAAATAGAATTCTTACAACACATTTCTTAGTGCTGAGTGCTCCACTGACTGGCCTGTCTGTGTATCTGTTCAGAGAAAGGATGTGCTCTGCTTATGGCTACGGTACTCTGTGCTGCCCCCCAcgtacagcacacacaccataGCAAGAAATTGAGAGAGTAAACTGTGATGCGATCACACATTTTCAAGATTGTCTTTTGCTACTTTTTTTAAACAGTGTTGTGTTTGATAACGCAATTTCTGTTGATGAGAAATGCAAAGACGGGTAAGAAAGAGGAGTTGAGGCGGAGAGGATATGGTGGGATTTGGAGGGAAATCTTTTTCTATAGCAGGCCAACAGCTGATTACAAGGAGCCCAATGCATTCCTCATACAATTCCATGACACAACCACGTGACGTTCATGATACAAAGTTCATACGCAACCATGTGCTGTTCATATCTGACTGACTTAAAACCACACAAACTCTTGCAAAACTCTTACAATTGGACTAGGAAATATTCTCACGTTTCAGATCATTCTGTGTCCTATTCACATTTGTCTGATTGGTGCCATTCAATGAAAGGCTTCAGTTATATTAGAGACAAAGACGAACAGCGTTCAAAACAAAGAACAATGAAGCTACAGTGCTGCCAGGGGATATCATTTCTTTCCCCCTTCCATTTATACAGCATTCCTGATTGACAACTAACGTTTCTGCTCCCAGTGGAGCCTCACAAAGTATGGGATGTTTGTTTTTCAGTTTAGCTCATCACACTGAGACTGAAAGCATGGGGAGCAGTTAGAGGTACCATGAGAAGACCTCCTTTTGCACAAAGTCTCACAAAAAGCCATCATGACTATGTGGATATTGGCTTGACTTGCCAAAATGGTATATCCACGCATGCACATTTACTGATTATCTTCCATATTGCACCTTGTTCCACACGTTTCCCAGAAGCAGTAACCTTTTGCCTACGATCCAAAGCCTGTAGGCTTGGAAACATTACAGTGCTTTACCCTACAGGTTTAACATCCCTGTTTGCATACCTACATCTTCAAACTTTAAAAACTACTGTTGAGATGAACAGATCAGTTACAAAAGGTCAAATCTGAAGCAGCAATACATGTTTGACAATTACCTCCTCAGAGCTTAGAAAAGAGCATCCACTGAAGGAGGTGACTTCGGGGTGTTTCTGGGGGAATGGATGAAGTGGGTAGGGTGTAGGTTTGTTATGGGAATGGCAGAAGTTAACTGGGCACTAAGATCAGTGTGAAATTATGGATTGTATTCTTCTTTTAATTGTTTCTGCTCCAGGGATATGTAAACTGTGAATGTGTACCATATATCTACCATCTGCTGTATATGGCCCAATTGTGCAATGCAGTTTTACTCCTATTCTTTACTTTGACTCTTTATTCAGTTGAGTGTATAgatgtctgactgtgtgtgactgaggGTGATAGTGCAGACGGAGAGTCTGGGGAGACGGCGCGGTTCGGCCCGGTCTGGCCTGGTTCTGTTTCAGTTATGCTGCAGGATTAGGTTTTCCAGCTCATCTGCGGAGCGGAGCAGGAAGGCGGCAGACTCTCGATACCCGGCGATGAGCTGCCGCACCGCTGTGACCTCAGGGGGGCTGAGCTGAGCCGAGGCTCCTCCCCCGCCTCCACCCTGACCACCGTGACTGTTAgaactggaggaagaggaggaggtgggagccACAGACTTCATACTGAGATCAGTGGGACCTGGAGAGAGAAATTATAGTTTACTGTAAATTTGATTACCCCATACAGTAAAGAAAGCACAAGATTATTGTCAAACACAGGGTCTATAGAAACTGTAATATTATTGATATACATTATAGGCAATAATTAATCACACTAATATAGATACaggcacatacaaacacacatggaCAAACACATTCCCATTGACTCTAGGTCTAGGAATATAGGAATTGGGTTAAAGCTAATTACCATTGGTCTGTGTGGTGGCACCGGTGGTCGGCAGGTTGTTGCCAATTGCCCCGTAACTGTGGAAGCTGTAGTTGAGGCCTCCGTTGGTGCCGTTGGTGTAGACTGGGTCCTGGGTTTGGGACTGGGAGTAGGCTGAGGCAGCCAGGGAGAAGCCTGAGGGGGCCCCTGAGGCCGGGTCCCTGGAGCCGTTCTTATCAACAGTAGCAAGTTCCTCCTAGGGGAGGAGTTACAATAGTTATTACACTGTACTTACAGGAAGAAGAACATAGTAATAAGAACATGTAAAGTATTAGCAAGATATACAGTAAATTAATATACTGTAGCTACTTACAGATGTACTATCTTAATTTGTTCACTCTGTTGTCGCAGAGAATGTGCAAATTGTAGTGTACTcgtggtttaaaaaggcttctaaagtttgtaatgtccactttaaaatgtcagactttatGTATtctaacaacaaaaaatgatcaacccctacaaaaatgtccattaattataatccaaataataattcacatttcctgttgcagcaTGATTAtattcctgctgtgagaaactggtcaagtTAAGATAGAACATCTGTACTGCACATACTGCTAGTGATGTCACCAACTTTTCtgtaaattgtcattatttcgccactatggcctatttattgccttacctccctaatcttactacatttgcacacactgtacatagatttttctattgtgttattgactgtacgtttgtttatcccatgtgtaactctgtgttgtttttgtcgcactgctttgctttatcttagccaggtcgcagttgtaaatgagaacttgttctcaactggttaaataaaaaattaaaattaaaattaaaactaTTCTGTAAATATTCCAGAATAACACACTCTTTATCTACTGTCAtggataaacaaacacacaaatgaaTACACTCGAAAATCACATTAATGAATGAATACACACATTCtgtgaacacacactcacagggccttGATAGACATCTAGTCGCATCCTCTTGGCAGCATTGCGTGTCTCACTTTCACAAGCAGCAGCAAGAATGTTCTCTGCCATGGCAGAGGTGAGGTGGGGAGGTGTGGGCCGTGTCTGACAGCACAGACAAAACAGAGACAGTGTGAAGGGTGTGCATTATAACATTACTGTGCGAGTGAATTTAGTGAACATTTATGCATGTTCATGAAACGTGTACATTGGCAGATAAAAAAGCATAGCTTTCTACAAATCCTGGCCGTCCTAGTCTCTAAAAACAATCAGAATACGGAGGGGAACAGTGCCTACCTCAAAACCAACCTTCTTCAAACGGCGGCAGGACTTGAGGTAGGTGCGGATGCGCTTGCGTGAGCGCTCCTGGAACTCAGGGAACTGTCGGCTGCACGACTCGATGATGGCCTGGATCTTCTCCTTGGGCTGCTTGGAGATGGGCACCATGCGGTCCAGGTTCTCATCCACAAACAGACGAACAAACATCTGAGAAGGCAGAgatggagggggaagggaggagagaggggaggttggggtgtagaggggaggagagggggaagagagagtttATAAGGGACACAAGAGAGGATGGGGTgtgtagaggggaggagagggggaagagggagtttATAAGGGAGATGGGAGGATGGGGGGTGTAAAGGGTAGAGAAAGGATGGGGGTGTAAAagggacgagagaggagaagtgGGTGTAGAGTAGGGGGAAGCAGGAGGGGGAGGTGTTAACAGGGGAAAAAAGAGCCAAAGCAGAAAGGGGGAGCAGCCAGGGCGGTGGAGCATGAAATAGGGTGGAAAGAAAAGGAGAAGGGataaagaggggggagagaggaaagaagatatACTGAATACCAAAGATTTGAAGCATGTCATTTCAAATTTTAACTCTTACATTCATATTCTTTAGAAAAAGAGCAAACATGACTTCTTTGTTGATATTTGGGTTGCATAAAGACCAAATGCGTTGCATAAAGGCCAACTGCATTGCATAAAGGCCAATTGCTAAGTAATACAACCATTGAAGTCTATATTTACAAGTGACAGTTGTGATGGGACTCTTACATTGAAGGCTTTCAGCCTCTCTGGGTCCATTCCCTCTGCATCAGTGATCTTATCACTGTCATCATGGTCGTCGtgatcgtcatcatcatcatcaatgatCTGAGCACGCCCAGAGGTCAAGTCCTCAGCGCTCATGCTCAGTTCAGTCTTCACTGAGTCATAGCTTCCGGAGCTGTACTGAGGAgactaaacacaaacacacacacacacacacacacacagagacaaacacacacacacgtacacacatacacatacacacacacatatcgctATTAAAGCAACAGTTGAGGACACAAAGCAATGTTCAAGGTTCCTATCAAAAGGCCATATTCAAATACCTTCGCTATCCTTACCTTGTTGCTGTAGTCTGGATTCCCGGGGCACTTCCTGGTGGAGTCAGTTGGGTAGGGCGTCCCAACAGGGCTCCCCACAGGCAGCAATCTGTCGGTCAGATTGACTGGTTGCTGGTcctctgaggaggaagaggaggaggtggtggtgctgAAGTCCAGGGGAGCACTCACCCCGTTCTCAGTCACCTCCCTGTATGGAGCCAATCCATCTGGAGGGACAGCGCCCACAACCATCGCCTCCGGAGGGGTCAGGGCTGGCAGAccgtggccgctgccactctcAGAGGAGTCATCATCTgtcagagagagcaggagagagagaaacggtaAAGAGATGGAAACACTGATGTAAAATCCACTGATGGAAACACCACTGATGGAAACACCACTGATGGAAACACCACTGATGGAAACACCACCTCACCTATTCCCAGCAACGCAAGGTAGTATAATGATTTACAGATTATGTTTAACTCAAATTAGTCTCAACAAATCCAGAGATTaccattaattaaaaaaaatctcaccATTACACCATTTTTGAATGAAAATGCAAACAGACAAATCCTGCCAATAGAGTTTTTGCTAATGGTCCAAGCTAGGTTGGTGTGTTGAGAGGATGCGCTGTGTGGCTGTTGTTTTTGATGGAGTAAATGTGTACATGTCTTTGCTTGCTCAATAATTTCTCTCCTTAGTTGGGGGAGGGGTCAACATGCATTATGTTGTGCTGTCAGAGTGTTTGTATAGGAAGAGGGGGGTATTGGGGTCAGCTGTCAGAGTGTTTGTATAGGAAGAGGAGGGTATTGGGGTCAGCTGTCAAACTAATAGGGGGTGCTTTTGCAGTGGAGGCTTGAGTTATGATGGAGGTTTCAAACGGGGGAAggatggagatgaggagggaggaagggaggagggggagaacatGATGGGGAAGAGGTGAAGGGGCGGAAACAGACCCTCACAAGGCTGGCATGTGAAGTATGAGGGAACAGTATTGATGTGTGACAATAACACTGTTGGGGGTATGCTGTTAAACCACAAAGACAGCTGatttctaccactctaaccaTCGCCTTTTCCCTAAGGCAGGGGGGGACCATCAaagtctccctttcctccattcAAATCTAAAAGGGTCCACTCACAGGGATTTCCATTGTTGTGCTGAGCCTGTGAGGGCTCGTAtggctttttttctattgtgttgactACTAAGAATCCAGCCAGTGCAAAATCTGTGACTTTTTCTTTGAATACACTATTCAGTACAAACTGATAACCGGTTATCTATAGTGGATGTCCACTTtcccttcatgaggtagtcatggATGGAGGTGGGGGTGGGTGGAGGCCCTTAGGCATTAGGGATTAAGGTTGGGTTGGGGTACTGAAACACTCCACATGAAGGGGGAGTTGGTTTTATTAGTACATTAATAACAGCACATGTTGCTGCCTATACTATGAGTATATGTCCCCCCCACACACCTGTTAATGTACACACCAACTCCAACTCATCCATTGCGTGTAAGCAGGAACatactgcacacaaacacacaaacacaaaaaggcCAGCAGTTTACCATCCTCCTCTTTGAGTGTGGTCTGTGGGCTTTGTACATTCTCTCCATTGGGGGGACTGAGCTCAGGGACAGGGGGACGCTCAGCAGAGACCCACGTGGGCTCAGTCATATCCATGTCCTCACTGCTCACCGAACTGTCATCctgaggagagcgagagacataGAAATAGGAAGATTGAGACACTTATCAAGCTACGATTTCGTCCCTGGGGAGAAGTCTAGGAAAAGTGAATAGGCTGCTGAAGAGAGCAGTAGACTGCATGAGGTAAATCACTCTCACTCAGGTGGACAAAGGCTAGACCAAAAAGCTTCCCCTTTGCCACTTTTTATTTGAGCTAGCAGTCAGGACATGtgttaaacacacacaataagaGTACATTATGAAAAATGGAAATGGAAAGCACAGTCCACACTCAGTCCAAGTTGAGGCAATGACATTTTCTCCTGAGAGAATCTCCTTATTAAATAATGTGTCTTGAAGCGCTGTTATTTTTAACTGTGGAAAGTAGAAACCCCAAACTTGTTCACTCTAATGGAACACAGCCAggagtagcctagcagttaagaggtttgggccaataaccgaaagtttgctggtTTGATTCTCCTAGCAGGCAAGGTGGAAaattctgctgttctgccctgaCTTTGGTAAATAATCTACTTACAAGGAGGCCTGGCCTATATGCACTGTAAACCCCAAGGCAATTTTAACTCAATACTTCTAGTAAGTTGTACTCAAAGTTAATGAAAAGTCATTATAACTTCAAATGTTTATGtggtactgactcaaaactaaatgaCAAGTCACACCAACTAAATTGTTTTAAGATATGATAACAAATGAACTTTTttccccagcatgctctactgcaggtagattttttggaattgtttttaatatctgtgtttttgcatgtacattgagtgattgattgattgattaaatgtTAGGCTACACAaagatacatatattttttagaatCTAATCCAATCATTGAATTTTTGCACCCGCTACTGAAATggctgttccagtttaaatggcttaGGTATTTTCCTCCCACTGTTcttaaccctggcagtcattatgaatgcaggttgtgggtgaataCAAATTTCAAGTGTTGGATAGCCTAACACTGGctagattccaataggaattacaaatcactttgcaagccagcataatgtgattgATTACAGTTAGGGTTGTACAATCCTGGTCAATTTCCCAAGTTTTCCATAAATCATGGTTGGAAGATTACTGGAATTTTGAGGGGAATGTTATagtattttgcaaccctacttgcaggcctgatgtggcctgtaaaacTATGAGTTTCTGGCCACTGTATAAGGCCTTTTTATATATGTAATGGCTCAATTAAAATTATAATATTTGCCTAGGAACTCACTTCGTGAAGGCCACAGGACGGAAAATTAAAGAATTCagcaaccatgtctctgtcactaacaaatagtcatgggtggtaactctacaattcaattGAAAATGCAAGACACACTGGGAAATTATTAGAGGCATGGCTTACTGGGGGCCTTAAATGTAAGTataccttactcaagaaaactgCATTTGTATGCATTTGAAGGTAGTACTGCTCACTTCAGCTATTTAAGTGTCTTAACTTCATTTTTTTTAGGTAATCAGTTTTCTCAAAATGTTTGAGTAGCCAGAACTTATCCGATTTTACAGTGTGCATGACGAAATAACATCTACTGCTCTTGCCAGGCCAGGGGTGTTGCAGATGGGGTTAGCTTATTATGAATACACTGGCTAATACCTTGCATATATCATGAACCTATGAGAACACAGTTGAACCCacatacagaacagtacagtatagtacagtacagtaagaacCAAGAACTGATATCCTCCTGAGGAAACACAACACACTCCTCTGAGGGTTCTGTAGAGGGCTGAGGCACTTACTGGAGGCTCTATTAGGTACCAAGTGATGCATGGtgtaataaagagagagaggggaggagagagagagagagaggggaggatagagagaggggaggagagaaagaggggaggagagaaagaggggaggagagagagaggggaggatagagagggaaggagatagagaagggaggagagatagagacggGAGGAAaaatagagagggaagagagatagagaggggaggagagatagagaggggaggaaagatagagagggtagagagagtagagaaatagagaggggaggagagatagtttgagagagggggagagagagggagagagagaggggagagagaaaagaagagaggcagagacagctaGAAAGGGGTGAGTTGGAGAGTGATAAAGGATGAGGGAGACCTGAAGCGGCAGGCAGAAACATGGGATGTAAATAAATAGAATACCCTATTCTGTTCTATGTTAACCACCCTCCCAAACTTCCAATAGTGTTTGGAACACAATGACCACCACATTAGAAGGGCCCTCTGCAAGAACTCTCCACCACTCTTTCTGTTGCTGTTTTttattctctcgctctccttctctctctctcttacacatgcACATGCATGTTTAATTGATTTAGGCATTTATGCATGAATAAACGACGTGCACAATCTCCGACATGAAAGCTGTGaaaagtgacatcattgatgacaTAGGCTACCATGTCCTGCAGCCAAAATGTCAACTGGTCAAGCAAAGGTGAGATTCATTCAAAACGGAACTGACTGAGCTGTATCACGGCAATATCttcaaaatacactatatatacaaaggtatgtgaacaccccttcaaattagtggatttggctatttcagccgcaactgttgctgacaggtgtgtaaaatcaagcacaccaccatgcaatctccatagacaaacattggcagtagaatggccttaatgaagagctcagtgacttacaacgtggcactgtcataggatgccaccattccaacaactcagttcgtcaaatttctaccctgctagagctgccccggtcaactgtaagtgctgttattgtgaagtgtaaacttCTAGGATCAACAACGGTGATTTCCCTAAAATCCTACCGCGCGGGTGTGCGTAAGAAGTCCAGTGTTGGAGTAGAATGAGGCAGAGTGTTGTCTCTGATGTCACTGTCAcgatacagtagcctacagtagcctacagcagcctacagtagcctacagcagCCTATAGTGGCCTACAGCAGCCTACAGTAGACTACCGCAGATTACAGTGGCCTACAGCAGCCTACAGCAGCCTACAGTGGCATATAATCAAATCCTGTCCGTGTCTTTAGATTCTAATTGGTGAATCTGCTGCCTCCCTTGCTGTGTTTAGATAGTTGGTTGACCATAACATTGTCCTCACCCCTCCATCTTTTTTTCATGGCACTTGATGTTAAATTTCTAGTAGATCCCGCTAGGCCCTGTGCTGAATGCAAAGTTGTAGACAAAGAAGATAAACTGAGTCAATCTGGgcttcatttttgttgttgttgcaatccATTGCAGTTGAGTGGGTCCTGATGTTCCAGAGGACGTAAACCTATCGGTGTCTACCCTACTCGCAAAGTCAAAGAAATGTGTGGATATGGAAACGTTTCAAATGTCCCCCCCCTaaccctttcccccccccccccgaacacacacccacccacacactgtATGCCTTACCCGCTCATTGGCAGTCATgcactgtagtttcatctgtttCAGGTAGGTGGCAGTCAGTGGCATGTTGTAGTCAATGAGGTCCGGAACCAAGGAGGTTGGTCGATCATTTTCTGTACAGAGAATACAGTAACACTCATACAGTAAGATCATTCCCAAAACAAACAATCAGGTAAAGCAAACTACGCATTAAGAGCTTTTTGAGTACTCCCACGTGCCATTTGGGCTCCGCAACACCCCTACACTGTCTATTGGTTTTCTTTGACCGGAATGTCCATTCATCTGATCTGGTTCCTCTGATCTTAATCAGAATCGATCTCCGATTAAAAGGCAATTATGACAACCATGGTGGCCCTTGAGATCTGGAGTCATGAACTGCTGTTTTAATGCTGCAACCTAAACAATGGGAAGCCCTCTGTGTTCCCCACCATGACCACTAGAGAGACCCCATGCTCCTTCTATTGGAACATTGTATTCATTATTTAGGACCTCTTGGGTCTTTGTTCCATCATTTGGCTTAATGATGGCCTCCACCTTTAATTGCCCCTAAAAATGGCTTACGAAACATTCACAGAGACCTACGACTATATATTTAAACGACAGATTGGACACTGCGTTGAGTGTGTGAAGCCCAATGAATATGGGGCTGTAGATGTACTAGCAGTCAATTCAATGGGTCAATATGTATAGTAGCATTGCAATTCATAATTTTGACAAAGGTAGTAGGAAGGTGATATGCGTTATAACAATAACCCCTTATAAAGCTTTAGAAGGAATTGTTGCTATTCAGATAGATGTCAAATTGAAAGGAGTCTTTCTTATCAAACAAGACTTTTATACctgaataaatatatacagtcaaTTAATAAACAGGAGCCAGTAAACTGACTTGGGAGTTAGTAACCTTTGAACTCTGCAGTGCTGGGATTGATGTGCATCCTCTTCTGACACTCTCCACAGTTCATTAGGAAGCGTGTCACTGCCTCCCTGGGCAGGAAGGCGTACGTCTCCGCTATCTGTGCCAGGGGAAAGGTCAGAAGGCACAGGTCAGGGCAGGAGTAGAGGAGGTATAAACTGTTATTAAAGCCTGGGATCAGTGATTATGTTAATGCTTTGTTATCTGGGGTTGGCATGGTGAGGAAGGAATCCTTCCTCAATGctccaacaacctctctctcactcacacacacatctgctgcTGATATCCTGACTGTTTGAATTGACCATCTACTTATTTCTGCTTTGATATCCCATGCTGGAGCTGGGGCCTTTTCTTCAcctgctcactctctctcaggtGCAGCTGACTCATAtatattcccctctctctccctctctatctcccttctctgtttatctctgcctctctgcccccACTGGCGTTTCCCTGCTAAACAAGGCGACCTTCATGTGACCATGGCAAGGCAGCAGGGATGCCCagctcacccccctctccccctcccccagggCAGCATAGAGGGAAAGGCCGACCAGAGGAATCTGCACTTCCCAGAAGGCCAAGGTGACAGCTCCATATTATGCCCCTGCCCCAATGGCGCTCAGTGCCTTCTCAAAAGGGTACGTGCTATGAGATGTGACAGGACCTCTCTACAGGGCAGGGGCGAGAGGCAAGAGAGGGAAATGGCCCTGGTCCCCAGGGGGTTTAACAGCCATGCTCCCTAAAAAACTGTCTCACTACACAGACAAAGCCCCCCCAGCTGCAGACACAGACTTGGCTCTTCAGACCTCACTAGATCCTAAATACACTGGGTGAATACAGTTGCAACATAGAACAATATGATCTAGGAATGCATACgctgttgatgatgtggtttATCTATGtgctatactttttttttttatcaaataaaattttattagtcacatgcgctgaatacaacaggtgtagatcttacagtgaaatgcttacttacaagcccttaacgaacAAAGCAGTTTTActaaaaatacctaaaaaataagaaataaagtaacaaataattaaagagcagcagtgaaataacaatagcgtggctatatacaggtggtaccggtacaatgtg
This window contains:
- the LOC111977057 gene encoding nucleolar protein 4-like isoform X1; protein product: MHVEMGADPGRAPKHAGQKKTYKAIAETYAFLPREAVTRFLMNCGECQKRMHINPSTAEFKENDRPTSLVPDLIDYNMPLTATYLKQMKLQCMTANERDDSSVSSEDMDMTEPTWVSAERPPVPELSPPNGENVQSPQTTLKEEDDDDSSESGSGHGLPALTPPEAMVVGAVPPDGLAPYREVTENGVSAPLDFSTTTSSSSSSEDQQPVNLTDRLLPVGSPVGTPYPTDSTRKCPGNPDYSNKSPQYSSGSYDSVKTELSMSAEDLTSGRAQIIDDDDDDHDDHDDSDKITDAEGMDPERLKAFNMFVRLFVDENLDRMVPISKQPKEKIQAIIESCSRQFPEFQERSRKRIRTYLKSCRRLKKVGFETRPTPPHLTSAMAENILAAACESETRNAAKRMRLDVYQGPEELATVDKNGSRDPASGAPSGFSLAASAYSQSQTQDPVYTNGTNGGLNYSFHSYGAIGNNLPTTGATTQTNGPTDLSMKSVAPTSSSSSSSNSHGGQGGGGGGASAQLSPPEVTAVRQLIAGYRESAAFLLRSADELENLILQHN
- the LOC111977057 gene encoding nucleolar protein 4-like isoform X2; translation: MATKKSSCTDVTKRSRSPVVLGAEMFSEFQDWCLRTYGDSGKTKTVTRRKYNKIMQTLLQNEESDGMYVDNSHINAKFKFWVKSKGFQVGSNILGEHKKGASGKPVLYVPVTSTCADAGSAQDSSSLKRVAVVEDFFDIIYAMHVEMGADPGRAPKHAGQKKTYKAIAETYAFLPREAVTRFLMNCGECQKRMHINPSTAEFKENDRPTSLVPDLIDYNMPLTATYLKQMKLQCMTANERDDSSVSSEDMDMTEPTWVSAERPPVPELSPPNGENVQSPQTTLKEEDDDDSSESGSGHGLPALTPPEAMVVGAVPPDGLAPYREVTENGVSAPLDFSTTTSSSSSSEDQQPVNLTDRLLPVGSPVGTPYPTDSTRKCPGNPDYSNKSPQYSSGSYDSVKTELSMSAEDLTSGRAQIIDDDDDDHDDHDDSDKITDAEGMDPERLKAFNMFVRLFVDENLDRMVPISKQPKEKIQAIIESCSRQFPEFQERSRKRIRTYLKSCRRLKKVGFETRPTPPHLTSAMAENILAAACESETRNAAKRMRLDVYQGPEELATVDKNGSRDPASGAPSGFSLAASAYSQSQTQDPVYTNGTNGGLNYSFHSYGAIGNNLPTTGATTQTNGPTDLSMKSVAPTSSSSSSSNSHGGQGGGGGGASAQLSPPEVTAVRQLIAGYRESAAFLLRSADELENLILQHN